Within Lolium rigidum isolate FL_2022 chromosome 5, APGP_CSIRO_Lrig_0.1, whole genome shotgun sequence, the genomic segment ACAATGAGTTGATTGAAGAGAATGCCAATTTGCAATCAATGCCTGAGCTGCGAACATCATGGAAAATAGAGAAGCATGCTAGTAGTGTCTTCacgcacaaggtgtttgatgcattACAGAAAGAGATCCTCGCAGCTCGTGAATACTGTGTTGTTGAGAGTATGAGACATGAGGGGGAGGAGAAAACCACATTAATTAGTGATGGCCGATCTTCCAAGGTTCGAGAGGTAGTACTTAACACAGCAACAATGGATGCTCATTGCACCTCGCAAGCTATTTAAGTCTCATGGTATTCCCTGTCGTCATGTTATTCTTGTTTTGAGAGGTGCAAGGATTGACCAACTTCCAAGCCAGTTTATTCTGAAAAGATGGACAAAACTGTGCAAAAAAAAAGCCATCTTTGATGAAGATGGCAACCTCTTGGAAGAGAAGGCAAAGAGCCCCCTGGATTTAGCAATGGAAAACAAAACTTCTAGTGCACGTAAGGACTTCGAGGAATCCATTCGCTTGGCTGCACACTCAGTTGAAACCATGGACATAGTTACAACATGTCTCGCCAATCTTGTGGATACTATTAGAAAAATGGTTCCAGCGGACaaacaaacaaggaaggatgaatTTGAGTCTTTCCTCGGCTGTAGCATTCCTTCCCAAATTGAAATACATCCACCATCTGATGTTCGCTCTCCTGGGAAATGCAAGAGAATTAAAGGACACTTGGACAAGGGCGTGAAAAAAAGCAAGGTCGCTGGGGACAAGGAGAAGGGAAAGACAATACGGATGTGTTCTTTATGCCACCAGCTGGGTACACATGATAAGCGCACTTGTCATACAAAATCCACACAGTAGCATGCGAGGTAATGTATCCACTCGTCTCCATTTTTGTTTTGCAAGTTTAAAATGACAACTCGTTTATTCGAAGGCTCGTCAACACATTCATGTGGCATGCTAAATAGTTGTATATTACCCAAGGTAATAATATATAGGGTCTATCTTCATTATAAGGTGATCGGTAGGTATAAAGCGATGTGCTCAGACCATCTTATCTGAAATTTTCGTGCCTGAATCCTGAGTGAAATGGTCTTTACCACTGTAAGTGTTATTTTACTAGTGGGCGAACACATGTAGTACAGAAATGTCAGTGGCAAATTAACAATATCCTGCAATTTTAGTACAGAAATGTTTCTGGGCTACAACAAAACCTTCTGCATAGATAATTTCCTGGAATATATAAGATTTTTCTGTTGTCCTCTCATTGTCTACTCAGGAACCTTTTGAATTTTATCTGCAGATACTTGGAGCACAACTATGCATTTCCGTGGGTGCATTCAGAAGTTTGCCGCAAGATAGCAGTTGACCAGTTGTCTAGTAGTATTAGAAATATGTATATTATCTGGAAGTTATGTACTAATTGTTCCTTCCTAGAACTAATATGAATGCAATATTTACACTGGCCACCTGATGGCTGATGCCATGTTTCATGTTTCCAGACGGTGGTTTCAGTCTTTCGGAAGGCGTAGAGATGCTTAATTGATATCTTTTTAACTTAATTGGTTTGAAGATTTATGCTGTTCGTGAAATACAGAAAACCTGATGGCTGATGACATGTTTCGTTATCTGAAAGTTATGTAGTATTATTATTTAATTATGCAGTTTGATTAGTCAGTTCTCGTTTTTACTTGACAAGAACACTAGTCCTAACTTTAACCAGAATAGAATATTTAAATCCGTTATCACGCACAGAAAAATCTGGTCAATCTTTTCAGCCCAACTTGTCAGATCATAGAACAATTGGCACAGGATGGTCCTGGAACAATTTAAGTGGCACAGGAAAGTCCAGCAACGTAAGGCACAACATGTACTGGTGACGCTGATTTTTCAAGACAGAGATCTGTGAAGGTTCTCACTGCAAACTGTGAAGTGTGGCTGCGGGCGCTTTTTTGTAAAACGACCATCAGGACCATCTGAACCACTGGTACATGATCCTACGGCCCATAACGAAAATTTCCAGATTTCCAGGATCTGGCTGTTTCCACCTGATACGCCCCCTTTTCGGGAGATCGATATTTGTCCAGCCGGCTAGGGTTCAGCCCCGATCCATCACAGTCGCACCACCACTCCACCGCACAATCACTCCACTACGCAGATGGAGGCGAGCGGCGGCTCGGCGTCAACCTGGCCATCCGCTCGTCCCGCAGGCTCCCGCCCATGACGCTGTCCCCGGCCCTACCGCGTCTTTCCTCGCCGAGCACCGTCCGATGGAGCCACCACAGCGCCGACCTGCCGGCGAGGAGACCGCCGCGGCGAGGCTGCTGGTGCCGGGCGCGCGGGCGAGATCCTGCGCCAGGCTGCACGCCGACCTGCCGGCGACCTGCCGGCGAGGCTGCTGATGCCGGGCGCGCGGGCGAGATCCTGCGCCAGGCTGCACGCCGACCTGCCGGCGACCTGCCGGCGAGGCTGCTGGTGCCAGGCGCGCGGGCGAGATCCTGCGCCAGGCTGCACGCCGACCTGCCGGCGACCTGCCGGCGAGGCGGACCCGACGCTTGCacaccgccacggtgaggctgctggTGGCGGGCGCGCAGGCGAGCTTCTGCGCCAGGCTGCACGCTGACCTGCGGATCCGCCGCTTGCACAATGGTGCCGGGCGCGCGGGCGACCTCCTAAGCCAGGCTGGCCCCTCACCGCAGCAGCGCGGCTACTCCGGCTTCTGCTCCTCTAGCAGTAGCAGATACGGCACGGACATTGCCGTCGGTTCCCGGTGGTACTGTTACAATTGCTGTACTAAGAACAGATCGAACAATGCGAACACTGTACGCAATTCGAGTGACCAATCGCCTGAATTTCGCAAGCCTAATCAGGTCAGTTTGGACGTTGCCTTACATCATTTAAAAGTCTTGTCACCAAGTCACAAAGATGATTCGGAACCAAAACCTGAATTTTATTTCTTCTGCCAGAACTTCAAAAATAAAtgcacctatcacatgacattgTGACAGTTCCTCAGAAAGAAGGGATAGTAACTTCATGTTCAAATTTATGTAGTTTTATATTCCAAGCAGAGTGAATATTGAGCGTAGCTTGCATATATCGAAATGAAAATGTTAGTATTTTAATGAGTTCTTTTTAGCTGTGTATTTTAATGAGGGTATATAACGGTGTCCGTGGATGGCCAATCTTTTTCATTCCATAAGGTGGctcacctatttggtcttttgtcaTTATTCTTTCATCTTTCGAGTTGAAAAAGCATTGTTGTCTTTTGCATTTGAATTTGTCTTCAGTCAGCATGTACTTATGACTGAAGCTTGTCTAAATAATTTTAAGGCAATCACGTTGCATGGGCATGCTATTCGTTATTGTTTTTTtgataatgggcgctttattactcttGAAGTATTCGTTATTAACAACTTTAAACTATAAGAGACTGAAGAATTAAACTGTATATCCTCCAGAATGTTGTACTGTCACGGGCACACCCAAATTCAGAAATGTGTAGGTACCATTCGAATGTAGATTGTGGTTTTGGCCTAATGGACTTCAGGCCACTAGATAGGCTAGTATGTGAATATAGCAGTAAAAAGTAATGGAAAGACCGGATGTGTTTTTTTATCTTCTATATGCATTTCGTTGTATACATTACGTATGAATACCTCTTCCTTCATAATTCTTGCAGATTGCATAAACAGAAGACGAATGAGACTCGTGGCTGAGATTGCATAAACAGAAGCCGATTGAGACTCGTGGCTGACTTTGAGATAATTACAGTCAATGTAGCTCATCTCCGATGCATTACAGAATATTTGGAAATGACAGAAGACCTACCTTGCTACTGAATATTTGGAAATCTCAGGTCAGTTTGGACGTTGCCTGCTACATCATTATGCCATGTATTTAAAAGTCTTAAATCCAAGTCATAAATATTTGTTTCATCAATCATGAAATGATGAATTAAGAAACACTTAAGAAATTGCTATCTCTCACAGTTTGGCTTTGCATATAAAAAATAGACTGGTAACTCTTAGATAGCAAATATGACACAAAATATGTGTCATTACAGATAAGACTTAAACAAACTCAAAAACTCAAACAATAGTGTGGTAACACTTGAACAAACTCAAAAGGTCTCAGCTTGTGCCTTAATAATCTAAAAGGTTCACATGATGCAGTATAAAATGTAAATTTCCTCCACGTTGAATCATCAAGAGATCTTGATCTGGTACGGACATGTGTATTCAGTCTATATTGTTCATCTTGGCCAGGTTTGCAATGCACCGCTTCCTCAGTTTGTTGATCGGGGAGTTCACCAGGGCAGAGGGGATTGTCTTCCTGAAATCGTTAATGTAGACCTGTGTAGTAATAGAGAAAGTTAgagaaagttaattttattttagtcAAGCAGCAGCTAGGCTTTAAATATGCTGTGTACTCAAATATTATTAGGGTATTGAGTTGTTgtagaggctgagtgtaattgatttctttcgatattaatatattctatttatcgaaaaaaatcgtcAGACAACCGAAGGTTCCCCTTGgcgatatttaaaaaaaaatctctgTGGGGATATTTTAGAAAAGTTCCGTGTGCTGATTAAAAAAAGTTTCACCGGTCGTGCTTAAAAAAAAAGTTTCCTCCATGAAGATTTGTACCAACGGATCCGCATAATAATGACCACCCCTGTTTTAGGAAACTAATTGTTTTGCAATAATCATCACGTGATCTTCTACCTTCCCTGTCACCGTATATTGTTTCCGTTGTTCATCTTGTGAACCATTGAATCCGCCACCCATCTAGAGGCTCACATCTTGTTTCACAGGTACGGCAGCCCGGCGATCctgcaagtaaatgatctccatttTCTTTCGTCCGTGCCTTCTTTCTCTTCAAGGTCTTGCATAGCAAAGTTTTTGATTCGTCTGCTCCGTGCAATGGGTAGCTTTAGTTATCTTAATTTAGATCCGTGCTCACATCTCGTTTCACAGGTACGCCAGCCCGGCGATCCTGCAACTAAATGATCTCCATTTTCTTTCCTTCGTGTCTTCTTTGCTTTCAAGGTCTTGCATAGCAATGTTTTTGATTCGTTTGCTCCGTGCAATGGCTGGTTTTAGTTATCTTAATTTAGGTCGTTTAATTATTTCTTTTGTACTTATATACAATATTGTGCAATATCTTGATTTAAAATGCAATAATTTTGCTTTGGTCTGCTTTAACTAATGAGTGCAGGGCTGTAATTTGTCTTGACGACCTTCTCAACAACTATGCTGAAGAGACGGTGAACTACTGCACTACAGCTTCAAACAATAGTCTTCAAGATGCATTGTTATCATCGGTGAACCTTGTGAATGAGAAGGAACAACAAATTTTACAATTGGAGAACAAACTTTACTCTGTATGGTCAGAGCTGTCTGATTACAAGGAGAAACACATAGCTCATGACATATCACTCGGCAAGAGATTTGAGGAAGAGAAACGCAAATCTAGAAAATTCCCTACACTGTTTTGGTTCATGCTAATCTTGTATGTAGCTAGAATAACGATTCCCACCGTTTAGATTCTTCATTCATGCATCTTGCAAATGTTTTATTTGGTCGACCTTATAAAACTGCATGTGTACAGCCTCTGTCAATTACAACGTCAAAATATTTAGAGAGGCGAGAAAAGAATGCAGAAGACAATTATTCACCATGTTTGTTCTTTCTGCAACTGAAGAATTACAATAAACGGATAGTCAATGCAACATCTGAAGCAAGACAACATTGAATACATGTCTTTGCCTTTTTCGATTTTCTGTAGTATATCTCTAGTATGGAACAGCAGTCTTTGAGCTTGAAGTCAAGTCCAACTGATCCATTTGCCCATCCGTAAGGGGTCAACTGTAAAACAATAAAAAACTGTTAAGATCATAAGTACATGGAAAAAGATGAATACAGTAATGCAAACAATCTCATGGCTTTTTAGGAATTCACAGAGAAGCAAGTAAAATACTAACTCATGTTTTGGCTTCTTTCGCTTCAAAGTCTCCTGAAATGGTTTCAACCTATCCTTTGTTGGAGCGCCTTTTGGGGTAATTGGTTTTGGATCAAGGACTTTCGTATTAAAGGTTTGGCGCGCGGCAGAAAAATATGCCGGTAAAGGACCAAAGGAGGCCATGTTTGTATTCTCATCATTCTCACCCTCCTGATCAGTAAGACTGTCGAGAAATGCCATCACCCTCTCTGACTGCATTTCGCATTTCGACGCATTAAAAAAAGCGACGGTGCCCCTGTTACGAAGATTGTGGTATCGGTCCATCCGTTCTGACCATTGTTGTGTGCTCGCGCTCCTGTCAGAATCAAATGCAAGCTTGGCTTTCATTGTCCATCTTCTCGCAATACAGCAACTAGGAATAGTGTCTAACCCAAGGTACTTAAGAACAGCAAATATGTGCACGCATGGAATGTCCTCACACTCCATCTTCCGGCATTGGCAGTTCACACTCTCCAGCTTCGACCCCGCGTAGACACACCTCACTTCAAATCTCACGTGCATGCGTTCTTTACGAGTAACTGCAAACCTCACGAAACTATCTTCCGCATCCATCTCCTCCTCGGCTTGCCATTTTGATAACCCCACAATCTCCTCCTTTACTCTCTTGAACATTGTAGGAGTGTATATATGTGAGGCATTTTTCTCCAATGGGTCGGCGGTTAACTCAGTGAATGAATGGCACAGACTGCGAAGCGACAGCATCCAGCGCAGCCTCAGTTCTTCGCATAACTGAGATACAGTGTTCATTATGCTGCAGCAAATCAACAAGTCTCATTCTTCTATCCAGCTGCACATGAAGTGTCGAGTTTAGACTCTCACTCCTCTGATTACTCCTCATGCCCAGGAAGTACCTCCCTTTGGTGTAGGCTGCAGACCACTGCTTTCTTAGGTCGTACATCGCCCAAATCCATGTGTCTTTCTCAGTTATATTATAGTGCTTGTTGAACTGAGCCCAACCTTTCTCAAACTCATCAACATCGAAGTTGCGGTAGATCAGTTGTCGGAAGTCACTGAGCTTTGGGTTGCGGAGGTGGCGTACCATATTTTGTTCGATGTGCCAGCTGCACAGCCGATGATCTGTATTCGGCCATACCTGTGAGATCGCTTTAGCCATTGCATGGTCCCCATCTGTGATAACTGACCGGCGGATGTTCCTGGTGCATAGCCTCCAAAAATGCATGGAGTAACCACACATATGATGCGATGGTCTCGTCCGATACAATGCCTACCCCAAAAACAATTGTGCTGCGATGGTGGTTCAATCCAATGAACGGGACAAATGGCAAGTTATACTTGTTCACACGGTACGTGCTGTCAAACACGACAACACCACCAAATGCATCGTAGTCCAACCGGGACTGCGCGTCTGCCCAAAAAATGTTTTCGAGATGACCCTCACTATCGGTGCTATACCTGTAGAAAAATTCAGAATCACTCTCTTGTCTCGCTGCCATATAGTTCAGCATATATTGAGCATCAAAACCTTCAATCCTTTGCTTCTTGTACTCGGCAATAAAATTGTACAGATCCCGAGACACGAACCCAACCTTACTGTAATGACCATGCTGCTTCTCCATTACCTCCATTATCTTATGAGTCCGAAGGCCACCAATACCATACTCAATGACGTCAGCTTTTTGAGCATCATTCAGCCCACGATGAGACCATAAGAAAGGTGTCTGGTCAGGCTTAGCTAATTTATGGTTATGGCGGTCACTGAACTCCTTCACAAACCATTCACGAGTTTCCATATTGAGCTCAATCTGCAACCTAGCATCACATCCACAACGAGAGAGTGCCCTAGATTTTCTTTTACGCTCGACCCTCTCAAAGTTCTTCATGGACCTGTACCCTTCTTTGCTGCACATGTACAGCCTTTGGGTTCTGATGCCTCCCTTGTTTTTCACATTTGCCTTCCTCACACTGAACCCTTTCGCTTTAGCATACCCGTTATAGAACTCGAAACCTTCTTCCTCGCTTCTGAATGTCTGACTAACCACCATGTAATACTCTTGGATTTCCTCTATGCTGACATGGTGGGCAGACCTATTGTGCAACTgccatcaataaaaatataatgtcATTTTTGCATCTCCGGTTTCAAGCTACTACACAAATAATTCTGAAGCAAAACACAGCAATGATCGAACgaatagaaaaaaaaagtaatATTAAGTTTTCTATTCATAACGTTGTCCATATTATCAATTTATCATTCAGTCATGAGGGAAGGAATAGAACCAACAGATAAGTAACTACTGACTGCATCATGCATCTTGTTGGGTTGATCTGTTAGATTTAACAGATAAAAGAAAAGGTCAAGTACATAACGTTAAGTAAAAGTGGGGCCCACGGGACCAACGTCCAGGACTTTTTCACGTACGTGACTTTTTCCatacgcgccctgatcgggggtgcCGAAACCAACTAGCGGTTTGGTCCCCTGTCGCACTGTGCCATATATAAGGGAGGGGAGACTGGTATCGTAAGGGGTAATAAAAGACGCGATCTGCAAGACCTTCTCCCCGATAATCCCTCACCCTACCGATCAAGGGAGGCCAGGAGCGACGGGAAGACCGACCACCACCTCACTTCCCATCGCCATTAGCTACAACATGCCTGCATCAAGCAGTCATGGGAGTTCTTCATCTATCTGTAAGTATGTCTCCTAATAGATGTGTCAATTCGTTCACTAGGTGCTCTAATGCATGATCAGATCATGTTGATGTTTCCCTAATGATAGAtctaacaatggtatcagagcaaggtctgatCATCTTAGAGTCCTAACTGTGATGGGGAGTTTATGTTTTGCCTTGGATTAGCCTACTTATGCTTACAGTTAATGATGACCTATCAATTTAATTGACATATTATGTTTAATTAAGTAATTGTTGTTTCGGGTTTTTTCAACTTCATGATCAGTTGGTAGCCGTATTGAGCAAATAGAAAGGGGCAGTACTTGTTTTCGCattaaaaggaaaatccccaatttccgtatgaaccctaaccctagatcccGAATGGCACGATCTGCACACAAAAATTTTGGAGATAGGGATCTATAGCTCACCAAAATGACGCCGCGCCACCGCCTCTCCCGTCATGGCCCGCCGAGCACCCACTGCTccggcgagggcgagggcgagggcgCCGCGACGCCGCTCCCTCCCAACGGAGGACTGCGCGGAAGGATGCGCCACGAGGCGCAGAAAGGGTGGGCTTGCCGTCGGCTACCGTGCCAAAGACATGCATCAGAGCCGACTGGCTGCCGCCGAGCAGCATCACTCCACCATGCCGCCCCTGACGAACACGGCGCCAGCAGCTACGCTCGACGGACGAGCGCGCGGGACCAAGTCCAGCGCACGCTTCTCCGGCGAGCGCGGCCACCGCGTCGGCAAGAAGCAAGGGGAGAGTGGGGCTTCGCCGATGTCGTCGTCTCTCTCACGGGAGCGTGCAAATCGGGAGGCAGGAAGAGGA encodes:
- the LOC124656179 gene encoding protein FAR1-RELATED SEQUENCE 5-like produces the protein MSNEQLPSPSIPRWQLHNRSAHHVSIEEIQEYYMVVSQTFRSEEEGFEFYNGYAKAKGFSVRKANVKNKGGIRTQRLYMCSKEGYRSMKNFERVERKRKSRALSRCGCDARLQIELNMETREWFVKEFSDRHNHKLAKPDQTPFLWSHRGLNDAQKADVIEYGIGGLRTHKIMEVMEKQHGHYSKVGFVSRDLYNFIAEYKKQRIEGFDAQYMLNYMAARQESDSEFFYRYSTDSEGHLENIFWADAQSRLDYDAFGGVVVFDSTYRVNKYNLPFVPFIGLNHHRSTIVFGVGIVSDETIASYVWLLHAFLEAMHQEHPPVSYHRWGPCNG